From the Argentina anserina chromosome 3, drPotAnse1.1, whole genome shotgun sequence genome, the window GGGGCCAATTTTCGTTCAATTTCTGGTATAGTTAGGACCGCAGGAGTGTGCTCGTAGCGAACATTGGGAAGCTTTGGAGCACATTCAAGTTGCTTTCGGCTTGTGTCTGTCGCCACCACATTCTTGAACACCTCAGCCAGCTAGAAATGAAtcacaaaattaattaaagcCTATATCATCACGCATTGGTCTTTGTTAATGTACGTATGGAAATGACGACTTGATcaattattgaattataagTTCAAAATAACCAAATTGTTGCAACAATAACAAAGAAACTAGAGGACAAACACTAAGCATAGAATGATACCGAAAACGAGGAATATGCGATATTAGTTCCTGATCGATCATTAGGTAGAGAGCATGCAAATTGTCCATCCACGGATCAGTATTAGTTTCCAGAACAAATAGATTTAAGGCAATTGGGAGATTAATTGGGAAGTTAAAAGAGAAACATACGGATTGGGCAGCCTGGCCACTGCCGGTGCCGACGTCCCATGCAAGGTCGTGACCAGCAGCCTTGGAAGCAATGAACTGAAACAGCTTTTCCGGGTAACCTGGTCGAGCCACAACGTACTGCTttgattgtttgatgaacagATTCGCCATTCTTTTCCTCTCAAAGTTAGGTATTAGCTGATCACAGAAATTGGGAGGTAAGAGTACGAGACACGAAGGTCACCACGACACCACATATATATACGATCTTCAATTTGGGTTGTATTTGAGGAAGGTAATGAAATGGGCATGGCCCAATAGATCTCAATGGCGCGGCTGTATTCTGACAAATTTGACCAGGGAGCAGTTTATTTAGCAAACTTTAGGAAAACATCACTTACCCATGACGcaggagaaaaaaaacatatattgaatttgagtctGATACTAAAGAAGTTAGTGAAGGATTTTGAGAATATGAACTTAATATTTAGTCTTGCATctgttttacaatttactttttattttaatattttgtatgaattttgtgtttataatattttgaaaattattggacattattatatatttttaagcatataaataatttaaatatatgtataaaaataaataaatatttaataattaaaattcgaCTATGACGCCTAGCCATCTTGGTGGTTGTCCACTTACATACCGCTTAACACTTTTTCGAAtattaagaaataaaatttcaatttgGACACGTTCAAGCTCCCTATCCTtttcaaataaaaacataCACCACATATATATTCGATCTTCAATTTGGGTTGTATTTGAGGAAGGTAATGAAATGGACATGGCCCAATCGATATCAATGGCGCGGTTGTATTTTGACCAATTTGACCAACTTGACCGGGAGCAGTTTATATAGCAAACTTTAGGAAATATCAGTAACAGGGAATATAATTTCAATTTGGACACGATCAAGCTCCCTAtcattttcaaataaaaacatataccACACAAGATCTAAATAAAatggttctattgaatttgatgaacAAAGCTTCAATTGTGGTTGATTATTAAACGGTACAAGTATGGATGTTTGAGATGAAAATGCCTCATTTCTAGGCCACATAGAAGtttcaggaaaaaaaaaggtatcaAAATGGGAGAGCTCCCATTCATAGTGACAGTGAATTGTTTACTTGTTCACCTTCAATCTTTGGGCGTATATTTCATCAAAATAATCGTCACTTTTTTCATACAatactatatatagagaggcTTGTATATAAATTTTTCTCTCGAATCATAaataagagagagagggtgTGGTATCGGTAAATTATAACGAGTTTGAAGAGCAATGAGTAAAAGACACATAATGAAATTTCGAAAggttaaattttaatttattcacGTTTACAACAATTTACCTATTTGGAATCATAGAGGTTTGAAGCATCCATTTCCAATTTTCATGTCGCATTTTTAATGTCTCTTTGACTGACTTAACTAATCCATATAATActcttaatatttttttcgttcttttatttatttattaaaattatttttgggGTTCGAGGTTACGGAGTAAAAGGAAATGGAATGTCCTAATACCGGGACATAACCGTATGATGCGAGAGTGTTAACAATCAATCATCTAACAATGTTAAATGActcaatttgtttttatttgtatGAACCGATCTGATTTTGTTTCGTATGTCGGAGATTTAATGAAATTCAGTTTTAATATTGATAATCTTTGCCtcattgttttagagtttagaattGTATTTACTTTCGTAATTTGcctataaatatattttggaGGAATTATCTCGCAAATTTTCatacttttatttaattttttatcttATCATAGCatagtaaaatagtaaaacCGAAGTGAATAGAGCAATTAGTGGTGGAAGAACTTTCCCGCTCTAATCCCTGACGCGGCTCGAATGTACAGTTATCTCCCAGAGCGAGAGATTTCCTGGGAAACCAAAAATAGTTTAAGGCCCTTCGATTTGGAAGCCGCAAAAAcaagtttcttttttctctcccTCTGCACGCGTAGCAAGCTCAGTCTCCGGCAGATCATCACGCTCGTCTCCGTTTCTCAGGTATGGAGCTTCTCTTCTCCTTTGTTCTCTCAATTTTTCTACGCCGTCTCCATTTCTCATGCTTATGTTTCTGTTTGTTTAATGTCAAACAAGAAATCCACATCCGCAGTGCTTCAAGTAGAAGTTTATGTATTCCTTGTTTCCCGTTTGGTTCTTAATTTGAACATATATTTTTGTGAATCATTTGGATGGCCCAAATCATTAAGGTTCTTTTGGTTGATTCCATGATTTATGGTTGTTGCACCTGCCTGGAAAAGACTGAACAGCAAAACCGTATTCTGGGTTTTTAAGTTTGGTAACTTAGTTAGTTTGGGTTCTCAATTTGATTGAGTTTATAATAGTACTTGAAAGAGTAACTTGCTGCGATTTTGGGTCAATTTGGTAGCTCTAGTTTTGggttttcaatttcatttttactTTGTTATATTGTGACACTGTGATACTCGGCAGCCAAGAGTAGTGATGGGAGAAGACTCCAAAAAACTGAAGAGAGCGTTTGAGGCGCTGTCTGAGGAGTTTTCATTGAAAGATTTTACCGATTTGGCGGCAAGAGACAAGAAAATAGAGGGGCTTGATAGCAAGATAGAAGCTTTTGGTGCTGCCAGAGAAAGAACTAGGATTGCACATCAGAAATACATGGCATCTGCAGAAAAAGAGTTTTCGGAAAAAGCATTGGCAACAAATGACAAGGATATAGAGGTGCTTGATAGCAAGATGGAAGAATTGGATGCCGCCAGAGTAAGAACTAGGATTGCACTTTAGGAATACATGGCATCTTTCATTGCAGAAAAGGAGAATTTGGAAAAAGCATTGGCAGCAAATGACAAGGAGATAAAGGTGCTTGATAGCAAGATGGAAGAATTGGATGTCGCCAGAGAAAGAACTAGGATTGCACTTCAGGAATACATGGCATCTTTCATTGCAGAAAAGGAGAATTTGGAAAAAGCATTGGCAGCAAATGACAAGGAGATAGAGGTGCATGATCGCGAGCTAGAAGAATTGAAAGCTGCAAAAGAGAGCATTAGGATTGAATATGAGAAACACATGCATCTTTAATTGCACACAAGGAGAAGCGGAGAAAAGCCTTGGAGGAGAGAGAGTTGGTTAAGATACAGTTACAATAGGATGATTTCgatgttcttcttgtttaaGTATTAGAGTCCTAGTCCTATTGTTTAGGTTGTTTTCGATCAAGTTGTTTACTTTCGAATGGTATTGATGTTTCTTAGGAGTCAGTTTTGTGTATACCTGTGTTAGGGGGTTTTGGAATGTGGGTGAACCGTGTTGAGAACTTGGGATGCGGCTCGAAGGAAGTATTTCTGTGTTGTTCCTAGGAATTCTCTGTTGTGCTGTTCTTGTTACTCATTTAGTTTATcactaatcatatatgttggcTTTATTATTCATGTAGATTATCTTCTAAAATTGATTTATGAGGGTCCAAATTTAGACTGAAAATGAAGTTTCAGTagaatattaatttaattggATGACTGGTCAGCTTTTTTGCGATAATTGTACCATATGACTCCTTTGAGAAAATATGAGAGAATGCCTCAATTCCTCGGCCTTCTGTAGGTTTAAGAGAGCACCAATTTGATAGAGCCCCCGGCCACAGTGACGATGAGTTTTTCTTTGTTCACATTCAAGCCTTTCCATCACATTTAGGTATATAGAACCAATTTAAATTCAGATGTTAATGTCTAGATATCCTACAAATTTCCATTTGGTTAGATCTTGTGCTTTCTCTGTCTAGTTTAACTTAGTTAGTTCAGTTTATACTTTATGTTAACCCATTTCTTAAGTGATTAGTTGGGTTGTGAGTTTTCTTCAGTGTTTTATGTTTCTGCTGATACCTGTTAGCAGCTTATTTTGATTATCCCTTTTGATTTCAGTTCTTTGcgtatataatttataattgGCATTTGGATTATATATCAGGTTATTGTAGCTGAGGAGTTGAGGTTGAAGGAGGAGAAAGGAGCAGAAACGGTAAAAAGGAGAAATGGAGTTCAGATCTGAAGCTAATAGTATAAAGGACCAATTGTATGCAATAGTTGAGAAGATTGAGGCCCTTAACAGCAAGCTGGATGGATTGAATGCTGCTAGAGAAAAAAATAGGATTAGAAATCAGCATGAGATAGTCTACATAATTGCGCATCAGAAGACTATGAAAAAAACCATTGCTGGACTTCAATACAGAATCCAAGCCCACGACCTCCAAAGTTACATTGAATTTTCTGATGATAACAAGAATGGATTATAACATTGCTGTTCTTTTTAATTCTTAAAAATTGGAGAGTAGAAGCTGCTGATGATGCGTGCTATTGTTAGTAATATAAAAAGgtcactcaaatacaaaagatacATGTGCATGTATAACATCCAAAATCAGCAGTAGGggcttgtatttttttttttaaaggggcTTGTATTTGATAGTGGTACGTACTAACTTTATAACCCAAAGCTActccaaattataattacatatgctaaatttcttttttctcccaaaatttcaaaataccAATATAATGAAAGTCAGGATTATGCAATAGAGCAGTATACGATAGTGGAGCAGAACCTATGTGTAAAGATTATGGAAGGATCAGAATCTTATTGGCGGTAATCTTAATCAATACTTCATAGCCAGATGCAGACATAATTATCTAAGTTCATCTAATGGACGATTGCTTCTCAATACATGTAACTACTCATAAAAACAATATAAGTTTGAAATTGCTGTGAAGGAATGGAATCATGGTTCATTGTTCATTTGCTCATTCCACATTTTACCAAACAGATTACTTTGATAGGAATGAAGAAATGATATAGGCATGTTTAAAAATTGTTGTATGACGTACTTCCATGGTTGCCCAGTTATGATTTTCTTgaattatatatcatatatataacccAAAGTTTGTTAGTTTGTACTCTTAATTCACCCCAACATCTTAACGTATTTGATAACACCTAAAGTTACAATACATATGTAAAAgcatatacatacatatatatatatatatatatatatacatgaactGTAAATTGTTGGTGCCTTCATGTTCTGATATCACCAACATTCACGTGAAATCAAGCTAGAAGTAAAAGAACACACATTATGTGCCTCTAAGAAACTGTTCTATTTCTCGTTAATTGAACAAGCTAGAAAACTATTGTGCAGCTAGCTAGAATGGCAGACACTAATAGCGTGACTACGTACCAAGTAGACGTTTGTTATATAATCATTAATTATAATGTACCTTCAAACAATGCATCAAATTTTATTCATAGAGAAACATGTTCAACGAAACCAATGAAGCACTTGCCATCGTATACTTTAATCTTCTTCCTAATACTTCTGCACAACTTTGCACGCGGCTTTTATCAAATTTGTTCTAGAAAGAAGTTAATTATttctttgatatatatatctggTTCTTTTAAAATCCAGAAAAATCTTAACAAATCTGCACTCTAACTCAATATTTGTCGTAAACTGTTGGGGTTACATGCATTTTTCTTAATCTATATCTCAATTCTGCTAATTGTATTGCAGCCACTAGCCCTTAGTGGCATTGCTCCTCATCATATGATGTCAAGGTCTTGGTATATATGGTTCATTCAACTACTCAGGTAGGGTAGTGATATGGGTGCTTAGTGATGAAATTGTTTCAGCACCTATCATATGAGTCAAATCCTTCAATTCTTCTTGCACTTTCGATCTCTCAGAATCATGCTTACACAGGGTTGGAACCACAAACATTGACTTGGGATATGAACACAAACACACTGCGTATGCTTGGGGGTTGTCAATAAGAGACAGCCATCGATCCCAAGCTTGATGTTAGATATATTGCATGTTTACATATATCGTAACATTCAGGGAAACTGTTTTCTATTGTTCCATGCTAAACATGGCATGTCATTTTATGATGTCAAGGTCTACTGGTCCATTCAACTCTCGTAGTAGCTCATGTAAGTGATGTGGGTGCTTGATGATAGTATCTTTTGCAGGTTCCACATTCTCTTTAAATGAGTTAAAACCCACTCTCTCTATATGTTTTAACATCTAAAGTAGTATTTGCTACTGAAATCTTTCGAAAATACTGCCTTGGGAACTTTTGTTGAATGCAAGCAATGTTTATTGTTTTCATGGTTTGTCAATACTCAATACAAGGCAGCGGCTGTCAGCCATCTCAAGCTTCACTCTAGATTACACGTTTATTTTATATGAATAATAAAgacataaataaaaataatactcCGTTTGGAAGACCTAGATTTAGTGTGACAAAGACATCTAGGTTCCATATAATGTATGATTTTCATACTCGTTTTCTGTTACAATATAATTTCCCTCCCTCAATCTAAGGTGAGATCCCCATGAATCTGATACATAATTCAGAGATCATTCCACCAGTCACCGATGGCTTCCATTGACTTATTTTTGCAGCAGAAGCAAAATAACTATAATCTTCTAAGTTGTGATCTGCGATTTCACATGCATTTGCAGAATTGCAGTTATCAAATCACACTGAAATTATGAATGGATACAATGAGGAAAATTCAAGAAGAGACAGGTTCACACATTTTTAGCAAACTGCTGCATACATGATAATGGGATCCACGACTTATTCATAGGGTTTGACTTTATGACTGCTGAAAAGAGAGACCATCTGTGAGCTAAGACTACCTGTAAATAATGGAGATCATGAACTAATTTCATATGGGGGAGTTTGTTCTCTTCACTTGGCCTTAGGTAACTTCACAGATCTTGCTTGTAAGTTTAGGAATATTCCCCTGAAAAAAAGTTAGGGAGAGTAAAAACAAAGCTAAGAAGAGATTGAAGAAGAATTAAGGAGAGCATGTCAAAAACGAACTGCATGTATATGCATCGGTTTAGATGGGAGTAAATTTATTGTTCATACCAGCAAAACCCAACCAAGCTCTGGAAAATAACACGAAATTGGAGTGGCACATACTGGTGATTTATCCACCCCAGAACAGGCCAGAACTGCAGTTCCATTCAAGTTATTTCAGAAATGAGTTCTGTTATCTTATAATGATAACTGACATGACAAAATCATACCGTCCATGCTGTGTACTGCACTGTGGGAAAGTCCTTCTTAACTTTACTTTTCACATGCATCCATGGTCTTCCTGCATTTTTACATCTTCATTACACAATGAGCAACAAAGTTCACACTAATTATCACTTTAAAAGTACTGTGGCTATCATGCCTATGTCAAGCTGACTTTCTTTGAAAACTTAAGAACTGTTCGACTctacaaaaatattaaaatatctTTAAAAGTTACAAAACTTAGATGTCTCTCGCTTGAAACAACTGAACTTAAACTGCAATTTTCACATGTCAATATTTCAGACACAAAAACTTGAAGAGCAAGGGCTTTGACATTTTCTTACCCTCCACAACCAAACCATAGTAAAGCATGAAAAATAAGTTATTCCACGGAGAAGATGTCAATTGCTCCAGTAGTACCTGCAAATAATTTTAAGAGGACTATTAGCACAACCTCATAATCTAAGAAGGGAGAGATCGGAAATTAAGGAACTTAAATACTGATGATTGCAAATATGAAGGGAAGGAGCTAGGATTTATCTGACTCTgacattcttttcttttcattgtGTTTTTCAACAACAAACAGAGCATGAAGCTAAGGAGCATACCTTCTTGGCTACTGTTTTATTATCTTTCTTCCCCTTGAAAATTTTATCCAGTATTAGATGCAGGAAATGCCCAAATGGTCCAAGATAAGCAACTCCAAATAGCTGCATTCAGAAATGCAAGGTTATCtcgagaaaattaaaaaagttGCAAGGTTGAAATAAGAGAATATGTAACAATGCTGTATAAAGAACACATTATAAATTGGCATGTGTGCATAAACTAGAAACTGAAGCCTTGTTTCCTGTAGTACATTAAACATCTAACGCCAAGTAAAACCATTCCAAAAGCTGTGGATATTTATTCATCAAAAACTATGGCAAACTGCAGTTAAGACTGCATAATGAGATTGAACCTACAACCAGGCTGCGTTTTAGCATTCTCTCATTGCAAAAGGAATACACTTCTGCTTCAACAGTTCTAAAAAAAGGATTAGTGATATTGTTTTCTCTTGACTGTATGCTTCCCTAAACCCAGAGTGAGGTTACCTAGTGAGGCTATGTTTGTAGGACGATATCAATGATATAGTCCTATCACTCCTATGTCCTAATGTACACGAACATAACTAATTGCAGCCCGCAGTTCTTAATTTGGACAGACACTGGTATCATTACATCTTACAGCAGAAAAACAACTAAAACAACCAGGAATGGGGAAAAAAGATGTTATTTCAACTTGAGACTTTGGTACTGATAGAGTGATAGGTATGGCTGTATGGTAATGctgatgaattaaatttgattCTCAAATAAGGGGCATTTCATGAACCCTTTAAGTCCAGTGGTCCACGAACAATAGCAAACAGGATGGTGTTTCATACGCATTTGTTTACCTGTCTGTTCAAATTTAGCTCAGGACTAATGGAACATACTCGTAATAAGTTTGAACATTGAGCTTCATGAAATAAAATGCGTCTAATTGCCTATCATAATGAGTAAGCAGAAAAAGCACAAGCAAACAAAGGTTAGCATTCTAGATTCATCTAAATGAACTGCTTATGATCCAATTATGCAGAATTCGAGTAAACA encodes:
- the LOC126786864 gene encoding peroxisomal membrane protein PMP22-like codes for the protein MGSMPKRAFQQYMIQLQRHPLRTKALTAGVISAISDIASQKLTGIQKLQLRRLVLKVLFGVAYLGPFGHFLHLILDKIFKGKKDNKTVAKKVLLEQLTSSPWNNLFFMLYYGLVVEGRPWMHVKSKVKKDFPTVQYTAWTFWPVLGWINHQYVPLQFRVIFQSLVGFCWGIFLNLQARSVKLPKAK